The Cellulosimicrobium sp. ES-005 genome segment AAGTCGAAGCCCTCGAGCACGAGGTAGCCGGTCCACAGGACCGCGATGAGCACGAACCAGACGACGGCGAGATCCACGGTGGTGTTCTCCTGAGATTCTGGGCGGGTCCGGGCGCGTCAGTACGCGAAGGACAGCGGGCGGTCTGCGGCCTCGGTGCCGTCGTCGGGCGGCTCCTGCGCCTCGGGCGACTCGTCGTGCACCACCAGCGGCACGCCCTCGATCGCGTAGCGGCGCATGAGCGTGAACCAGACCGCGGCGAGCGCGCCGTAGACGAGCGTGAACACGATCATCGACGTGAGCACGACGCCGGGGCTCACCACGGTCGACACCCCCCGCTCGGTGAGCAGGCGGATCTGGTCGATGCCCGTCGGGTTCGGCGCGACGACCCACGGCTGGCGGCCCATCTCGGTGAAGATCCAGCCGAAGGAGTTCGCGAGGAACGGCATGGGGATGGCGACGAGGCCGACGCGCGCGAACCACACGTTGTCGGTGACGCGGCCCTTGCGGGTGAGCCACAGCGCCATGAGCGCGAGGAGCACGGAGCCGGCGGCCATGCCGATCATGAGCCGGAAGGACCAGTAGGTCATCGCGAGGTTCGGCGTGTACGTGACGGGGTCGCCGGCGGCCGTGACGTCGCCGTAGCGCTCGGTCATCTGCTCCTGGACGTCCTCGACGCCGGGCAGGTACGACTCGGGGCCGGAGAAGTGGCCCGTGCCGAGGTACGACGCGAGGCCGGGGATCTCGATGAGGTGCGTGACGTTCTCGCACGAGTTCGACAGGTCGCCGATCGTGAGGATGGAGAACGCGGCGCCCTCCTGCCCCTGGCACAGCGCCTCGGCCGAGGACATCTTTCCGGGCTGCTGCTCGTACATGATCTTGCCCTGGACGTCGCCGGAGACGGCGACGCCGATCCCGCCGACGAGCATCGCGATGACGCCGAGGGTGACGGCCGGGCGGTAGACGTCGCGCGCGAGCTCGACGTTCTCGGCCTTCTTGGTGCGGACCAGCCGGACCATCCACCACGCGGCGATGCCGGTGACGAACGTGCCCGCGGTGAGGAAGGTCGCCGTGATCTGGTGGGGGAAGGCGGCCCACAGGGTGTTGTTCGTGAGGACGGCGCCGATGTCGTTCATCTCGGCGCGCCCGGTCTCGGGGTTGAAGATCGCGCCCACGGGGTGCTGCATCCACGAGTTCGCGGCGAGGATGAAGAACGCGGAGAGGTTCGTCGCGATCGCGACCGCCCAGATGCACGCCAGGTGCACCTTCTTGTTGAGGCGGTCCCAGCCGAAGATCCACAGGCCCAGGAACGTCGACTCGATGAAGAACGCGGCGAGCGCCTCCATGGCGAGCGGCGCGCCGAACACGTCGCCGACGAACCGCGAGTACTCGCTCCAGTTCATGCCGAACTGGAACTCCTGCACGATGCCGGTCACGACGCCGAGCGCGAAGTTGATGAGCAGGAGCTTGCCGAAGAACTTGGTCAGGCGCAGCCACCGCTCGTTGCCGGTGCGCACCCAGGCCGTCTGCATGATCGCGACGAGGGGCGACAGGCCGATCGTCAGCGGGACGAAGATGAAGTGGTAGACGGTCGTGATGGCGAACTGCCACCGGGCGAGATCCAGGGCTTCCACGTGCGCTCCTCGGGGGGCCGACGGGTCGGCGGGCTTCAGGGGGAGGTGCTGAGCTACGGCGCCGGTCAGGACGGTCCGGGAGAGGACCGCCCGTGTCCTGACGCTAGGTCCAATCTGCCCCATCGGCAGGGCGGGAGATGACGGCAAGTGCTGAAAACACGGCGCTTGTGACTATGTTCACAAGCACGCGGGACCATGGTCCCGGTCCGGCGGGACCCGGGGCCCGGGGCGCGGTGCGTGTCGCCGGGGTTCGTTCGCGCCCCTGTGCGATACTGGGCGGAGCCGGGTGGGCTCCGCATCGCCCTCCCGACGAGCACGAGATCGCGGCACCAGCGGACCGCGGCAGTCGGAGCGCCGACCGGGGCGAAGGGCCCGGTGGCAGGCGCCCGCGCCGCGCACGCGGACCGCGGCCGTGGCCGACGACTTCCGTCGCCGGACGACGCGCTCCGGTGCGCTCGTCACGAGCGACGACCGACCGCCCCGAAGGGCCGCACGGTGCGGGGCGGTCCCTGTGGCAGCAGGAGCACGACGCGTGACGCTCGACAGCACCTCCGACAGCACCCCCTCAGAGTCGACGGCGGACGCCGCCGCGACCCAGGACCGGGCCGAGAGCCCGACCACCACCGGGCGCAAGCCCGCCCGCCGCCGCGCGACGCGCAGCGCCGCCCCGCCCCAGACGCCGGCCGTGCCGGACGGGGGCGCGACCGCCCCCACCGACGCCCCCGCGGCTCCCGCCGACGTGGCTCCCGCGGCCGACGTGGCCCCGGCTCCCGACACGGCCGAGAAGAAGCCCGCGCGCCGTTCGCGCCGCGCGACCCGCACGACGTCCGCGCCTGTCGAGCCCGCCCCGGACGCGGCCGAGGCCCCCGCGACGACCGCCACGGACGCGGCGGTGGCAGGCGCCCCCGTGGTCGCCGTCGAGGCGTCCGGCGCCGAGGCGGCACCGGAGGCGAGCGCGCCGAAGGGACGCGCGCGCACCGCGCGCCGCGCCCAGGGCGGCGCCAAGAAGGCTGCCTCCGCCCCGGCCGACGTCCCGCTCGACGTGCTCTCCGAGTTCGGGCTGAGCGCCCCGCCCGCCGCGGAGCCGGCACCCGCGACCACCGGCCCGGACGCGGACGCGCTGCTCGGCGCCCCCGACGCGCCCCGCAAGGGCAAGCGCACCCGGACGACGCGCACGACGGCCGCGGACGACGTCGCGCCCGAGGCCTCCGCGGTGGAGCCCGCCGGTCCGACCGAGCCCGCGCCGGACGCGTCCGAGGCTCCCGCGGAGAAGAAGCCCGCGCGCCGCTCGCGCCGCGCGACCTCCGCGGCCGGCGCCCCGACCACGAAGACCCCGACCACGAAGGCCCCGACCGCGACGGTCGCTGACGCGGCTCCGGCCGCGACGTCCGACGCCGACGCACCCGCGGCCGAGGCCTCCGCGCCGCCCGTCGAGCCGGACGCGCCGACCTCCGAGGAGGCGCCGAAGAAGCCCGCACGCCGCTCGCGCCGCGCCACCTCGAAGGCCGCCCCCGCCGAGGCCGCGCCCGCGCCGCAGGAGACGGCCGCGCCGACGTCGACCGCCACGCCGGCACCCACGGCCGCGCCCGAGGCGCCCGTCTCGCCCGCCGCCACCGGCGCCGGCACGAGCACGCCGCGCCTCGCGACGACCGCCCTGCTCTTCCAGGCGCCCGACCCCGCGGCCGCGCCGCGGCGTCCTCGCCGGGCCCAGAGCCCGGCCGGTCCGCCGCGCCACGTCGAGCCGACCCCCGTGGCCGAGGAGCCCCCCGCCGCGGCCGGACCGCGCGAGCGGAGGGAGCCCGCGGCGGCTCCGGTGGCGTCCGAGCGCACGGAGGACGTGACGGTCGAGATCGCCCTCACGGGCGAGGACGCCGCCGCCGTCGAGGAGATCGAGGCCATCGAGTCGGAGCTGGTCGCCGAGGGGATCGAGCTCCCCGACGACGCGTTCGGCCCGGAGGACTTCGCCGACCTGGACGAGGGCGCGCCCGACGGCACCGAGGACCAGGCCGCGTCCGACGACGCGGAGTCCGGTCCCCGGCGCCGCCGTCGCCGCGGTGGCCGCGGTCGCCGCGGTCGCCCGGACACCGGTCGCGACCAGGACGAGAACGACGAGACCCCCGCCGAGGGCGACGAGCCGGTCGACTCCGGCGCGGCCGCCGACGCCGACGAGCCCGAGCACGACGCTGCCGACGCCGAGCCCGGCGAGGACGAGGCGGGCAGCAGCCGCCGTCGGCGTCGCCGCCGCCGCGGTGGGCGGGGCGAGAGCGGCGAGAGCTCCTCGACGCGTTCGCGGCCGCGCGAGCGCAGCCTGGCCGACGAGGTCACGGCGCTCAAGGGCTCGACCCGCCTCGAGGCGAAGCGCCAGCGGCGCCGCGAGGGCCGCGACGCCGGTCGCCGCCGCCAGATCATCACCGAGGCGGAGTTCCTCGCGCGCCGCGAGTCGGTCGAGCGGTCGATGGTCGTGCGCGAGCGCGCGGGCCGCACGCAGATCGCCGTGCTCGAGGACGGCGTGCTCGTCGAGCACTACGTCTCCCAGCAGTCGCAGGCGTCCATGGCGGGCAACGTCTATCTGGGCCGCGTCCAGAACGTGCTGCCCAGCATGGAGGCCGCGTTCATCGACGTCGGCAAGGGCCGCAACGCGGTGCTGTACGCGGGCGAGGTCAACTGGGACGCGGCAGGGCTCGAGGGCCAGCCGCGACGCATCGAGCAGGCGCTCAAGTCGGGCGACTCCGTGCTCGTGCAGGTGACCAAGGACCCGATCGGGCACAAGGGCGCGCGTCTCACGTCGCAGATCACGCTCGCGGGCCGCTACCTCGTGTTCGTCCCGGGCGGCGGCATGACGGGCATCAGCCGCAAGCTCCCGGACACCGAGCGCAACCGCCTGAAGAAGATCCTCAAGGAGGTCGTGCCCGACGGCGCGGGCGTCATCGTGCGCACCGCGGCCGAGGGGGCGAGCGAGGAGGAGCTGCGCGCCGACGTCGAGCGCCTGCGCGGCCAGTGGGAGGCCATCGAGAAGAAGTCGAAGACGGCGTCGGCCCCCGCCCTGCTCCAGGGCGAGCCCGACCTCGCGATCCGCGTGGTCCGCGACATCTTCAACGACGACTTCAGCTCGCTCGTCGTCGAGGGCGACGGGGCGTGGAGCGAGATCTCCTCGTACGTCGAGGAGCTCGCCCCCGACCTGCGCGAGCGCGTCTCGAAGTGGACGGGCACGCAGGACGTCTTCACGGTCCACCGGGTCGACGAGCAGCTCGCCAAGGGCATGGACCGCAAGGTCTGGCTGCCCTCCGGCGGCTCGCTCGTCATCGACCGCACCGAGGCGATGACCGTCGTCGACGTCAACACGGGCAAGTTCACCGGCTCGGGGGGCACGCTCGAGGAGACGGTGACGCGCAACAACCTGGAGGCGGCCGAGGAGATCGTGCGCCAGCTCCGGCTGCGCGACATCGGCGGCATCATCGTCATCGACTTCATCGACATGGTGCTCGAGTCGAACCGCGATCTCGTGCTGCGTCGTCTCGTCGAGTGCCTGGGCCGCGACCGCACCAAGCACCAGGTCGCCGAGGTCACGTCGCTCGGGCTCGTGCAGATGACGCGCAAGCGCGTCGGCCAGGGCCTGGTCGAGGCGTTCAGCGAGACGTGCGAGCACTGCCACGGGCGCGGGTTCATCGTGCACACCGACCCGATCGAGAAGTCCGGCGGCAACGGCCGCGGGGGGCACGACCACGGCGGTGGCGCCGCCACCCCGGCTGCCGCCGAGGAGCCGGCCGAGGCCGGCCGCTCGCGGTCTCGCCGCAAGCGCGGCTCGGGCTCGGGTGCCGCGGCGGCCAAGGACGTCCCGATCACGCTCCCGCAGCCGGCGGTACCGGTCCTGCCGGAGGTGACGTCCGAGGCCCGCGCGGCCGTGAAGGCCACGCTCGCCACGATCGCGGCGGCGGCGGCGCACGCCCACGAGCACGAGCACGACGGCGCGGACTCCGCGCCGGTCCCGGGCGACGAGGCGCACGCGGAGCCCGGCGAGGAGTGACGGGCACAGCGCCCGGCGGCGTGCCGCTGTACGCCGCCGGGGCGCGCGCCCGCCTGCGCGGGTGGCGCGCGGACGACCTCGCCGCGTACCGCGAGTGGCTGCGCCCGGTGCACGAGTGGCACCGGTGGGACGGCCCGTACTACCCGGTGCCCGACGACGCCGCGTCCGACGCGGCGGTCGCACGCCTCGCGCGCGCCGCCGCCGCGCAGGCCGCCCGCCCGGGCGGGCTGGACGACGACGGGCTCCCGCCCCGGCGCGTCGTCGTCGCCGACGAGGAGGACCGGCTCGTCGGGACGTGCTCCTGGTACTGGGAGTCCGCGGAGACGCAGTGGGCGCGCGTGGGGATCGGCCTGTACGACCCCGCGGTGCGCGGGCGCGGACTCGGTCGCGACGCGCTCGGCGCGTGGATCACGTACCTCTTCTCGGTGACCGACTGGGTCCGGCTCGACCTCGCGACGTGGTCCGGGAACGCCGCGATGCTGGGCGCCGGTCGAGCGCTCGGCCTCGTGGAGGAGGGCCGGTTCTGCGACGCCCGCGTCGTCGACGGCGCCCGGTACGACGCGGTCGTCCTGGGCGTCCTGCGCCGGGAGTGGGCCGCGCGGGCCTGACCGTTCCGGGTCGTCTTCGTCCGCGTCACCCGCACCTGGCATCATGCCGCCATGGGTTACGACCTCTCGGGCCGCCTCGTCGTCGGCGTCGCCTCCTCCGCACTGTTCGACCTCACCGAGTCCGACCGCGTGTTCCGCACGCAGGGGGAGGCGGCGTACCGCGACTTCCAGGAGCGTCACCGCGACGACGCGCTGGCCCCGGGCGTCGCCTTCGGGTTCGTGCGCCGCCTGCTCGCGCTGAACGACCTGGCGCCGTCGGCCGACGACCCGCTCGTCGAGGTCATCGTCATGTCGCGCAACTCGCCGGAGACGGGCCTGCGCGTCATGCGCTCGATCCGGCACCACGAGCTCGACATCACGCGGGCCGTGTTCCGCCAGGGCCGCAGCCCGCACGAGTTCATCCGTCCGCTGCACGTGGACCTGTTCCTCTCGGCCGACGAGCGGTCCGTGCGCGACGCGGTCGACCTCGGCCTGCCGGCCGGGTACGTGCTGGACCCGACGTTCGCGGACGAGGCGGGCGACGAGCTGCGCATCGCGTTCGACTTCGACGGCGTCCTCGCGGACGACTCGTCGGAGCGCCGGTTCCAGGACGGCGGCCTCGCGTCGTTCCGCGAGCACGAGGAGCTCAACGCCGACGTCCCGCTCGGGCGCGGCCCGCTGCGCGAGCTCCTCGTGGGCATCCACCGGGTGCAGGTCGTCGAGCGGGAGCGGCACGCGGCCGACGCGTCGTACCGGCCGCGCGTGCACGTCTCCCTCGTCACGGCGCGCTCGGCCCCGGCCCACGAGCGCGCGGTCGCGACTCTGTCGTCGTGGGGCGTGACCGTCGACGACGCGTTCTTCCTCGGCGGCGTGGACAAGGACGGCGTCCTCGAGGTGCTGCGCCCGCACATCTTCTTCGACGACCAGCGCGCCGTCGTCGAGGCCACCCGCCGGGTCGCCCCGTCGGTGCACGTGCCGTACGGCGAGCTCAACCGGGGGATCCTGCCGGCAGACCCGGCGGTCGACGATCGGCGGACCCTTCCGGCGGACGCCGTGCCTCCTGCCCCGACGCGCCGCGAGGCCGCGACGCCGCCGGCCCCCGCTGCACCGGCGGCCGAGCACGACGCCGAGGACGAGCCGGCGCGGGAGCGCGCCGAGGAGCCGACCCGACCGGCGGGCACGGGTACGCGCGAGCTCCCGCTCGTGCGGTCGGTCCCGGGCATCGGTGGGGCGGGCCTCGTCGGAATCGCCGCCGGGGCCACCGTCGCGCCGGTCGCGGAGCCGGCGCGCGAGGCCGAGCGACGCGACCCGGCCCCCGCCCCGACGGCTCCGGCCGCCCCGGCGGACGGCGGGGCGGCCGCGCCTCCGACGGCGAGCCCGGAGGCCACAGGCCGCCCGTCCGGGGCCGAGGACCCGGGGTCCACGGGGACCACGCTGCTCAGCCGTCGCGACGCCGGTCGCGCGGGCGCGCCCGACCGCGTGTCGGTGCTCGGCCCGGCGGGGGAGCCCAAGCCGCTCCCCGTGCGTCCGTCGTCGAACGGATCGGCCCGGCACCACTGACCCGGGCGCCGGTCCCGCGTCGCGCGGTGCCGGTGCCGGGATGGTTCACTGCTCGCATGAGCGGCGCCGCGCGAGTCCCGGACGCCTCCCGCGCGGGCGGGCGGGTCGAGGTGGTGTGCGGCCCGATGTTCGCGGGCAAGACCGAGGAGCTGCTCCGTCGGGTCCGCCGCGCCGAGGTCGCGGGGCGACGGGTCGAGGTCGTCGGTCATGTCCTCGACACCCGGCGCGGGACGGGCACGGTGAGCTCGCACTCCGGTCTGGCGATCCCGTCGCGGACCGCCCACGACGCGGCCGACCTCGCGCGCCTGGTGCGTGACGGCGGACCGCTCGACCTCGTCGCGGTCGACGAGGCCCACTTCTTCGGGCCCGACCTGGTCGACGTCGTGCAGCGCCTCGCGGACGACGGGCTCGTGGTCGTCGTCGCCGGTCTCGACGTGACGTTCGACGCACGCCCGTTCGAGCCGCTGCCCACGCTCGCCGCGCTCGCCGAGCGCGTCGACAAGCTCACCGCGGTGTGCGCGGTGTGCGGTGAGGACGCGGCGTTCCACGTGCGGGTGGTGCCGGAGACGACGGCGGAGGGCGGCAGGCCTCGCGACCCGCTGGTCCCCGTCGCCGCCCACGTCGGCGGGGCCGAGAGCTACGAGGCGCGCTGCCGGGCGCACCTGCCGGCGGCCCCGTGGCGGGCTCAGGCGGGCGGCTCCTCGACGAGCGGGACGAACGAGTAGGAGCCGTGCTCGCTGAGCCGGACGCCACCGGGCTCGCTCGGCTCGGCCTCGACGAGCACCATCGTGTGCCGGACCGGGACGACCATCCGGCCGCCCGGCGCGAGCTGCTCCACGAGGGCCTGGGGGAGCGCGTCGGCCGCGGCGGAGACGAGGATCCGGTCGTACCGCTCGCCCGGCGTGCCGAGCGCTCCGCGCGACGCCGTGACGATGCGCGCCCACGGGGCGCGGCGGGTCGCGAGGTTCGTCGCCCCCCACGCGGCGAGGTCGGGGTCGCGCTCGACGCCCAGCACGTGTCCCTCCGGGCCGACGAGCACGGCGAGCAGCGCCGTCGTCCATCCCGAGCCGGCCCCGACGTCGAGCACCCGGGCCCCGGGGCCGACGTCCAGCAGCCGCAGCATCGCCGCGACGGTCGACGGCTGCGAGTTCGTCTGGCCGTGCCCGATCGCGAGCGGGCGGTCCTGGCCCGCCCAGCGCCGTTGCGCGCGAGGGAGGAACGCGCGGCGGTCGACGGCGCGCATCGCGGCGGCGACGGCGTCGTGCCCGCGACCGTCGACCCCGTCGTGCGGGCGTACCGGGCGCATGCGACCACCTCCGCCGCCAGCGTACGCACGGCCGCGCGCGGCCCGCCCTCCGTCGCGGCGGCCGCGACGTCGAGGGAGTCGGGCCCGGCCCCGGTGGCGAGGGACCGCGGGCGGCGGGATGCTCGACGGGTGCGCGGGCGCGTCGGTGCGCCCGCCCCGGACGGGGGAGCCCGGCATGAGCGGCACGGTGGCACGGATCACGCACATCAGCGCGCGGTCGGACACGAGCTTCGAGGACGCCGTGAGGATCGGCGTCGAGCGCGCGGCGAGCACGCTGCGCAACGTCTCGGGCGCGTGGGTCAAGGAGCAGAAGGTCGACATCGTCGACGGGCGCATCACGACCTGGCAGGTCGTCCTCGAGGTCACGTTCGTCCTCGAGTAGGAACGGAGTCCGGCACGCCGCGGGACACGGGCCGCCGCGCGGACGAGAGCGGGCGGGCACCGCCCGCGCCATTTGACCTGCCCAGCCGATTTCCGTACTCTTGAACGTCGGCGCGCCCAGGCGCGCCGGTCCCGTGTGCCCACGGACGACTCGCACTCGCACGCCGCGGCGTGGTCGGAGTCTCCAAGACGAACTCGCCGTGACGAGCACGCCAAGACTAGGAGAGATGAGCAGCAACGTGGTGTACGCGATCGTCAAGGCCGGTGGCCGGCAGGAGAAGGTTTCCGTCGGCGACATCGTCGTGGTGGACCGGGTGTCCGCCAAGGTCGGTGAGTCCCTCGAGCTGCCCGCTCTCCTGCTGGTGGACGGGGAGAAGGTGACCACCGACGCGGCGAAGCTCGCGAAGGTCAAGGTCACCGCCGAGGTCGTGCGGGACGAGAAGGGTCCGAAGATCACGATCCTGCGGTACAAGAACAAGACCGGTTACCGCCGTCGTCAGGGTCACCGCCAGCAGCTGACCCGCCTCAAGGTCACCGGCATCAAGTGACCTCGCCCGGCGCGAGGTAGCGGCCACGGGCCGCCCCGCGCCGACCGGCACCCTCCCTCAGCAACCAGCACGAAAGCAGGTTCGTCATGGCACACAAGAAGGGCGCGAGCTCCTCGCGCAACGGTCGCGACTCGAACGCCCAGCGCCTCGGCGTGAAGCGCTTCGGCGGTCAGGTCGTCAAGTCGGGCGAGATCATCGTTCGCCAGCGCGGCACGCACTTCCACCCCGGTGAGAACGTCGGGCGCGGCAAGGACGACACGCTGTTCGCCCTGGCCGCCGGTGCGGTCCAGTTCGGCACGCGTCGTGGCCGCAAGGTCATCGACATCGTCGCCGTCGAGGGCTGAGCGACAGCCACAGGCTTCGAGCAGGAGGGGCGCACCGACGCGGTGCGCCCCTCCTGCTGTTTCTCGCACTCCCACCTCTGAGAGGATCGTTCCATGGCCAGCTTCGTCGACCGTGTCGTCCTGCACGTCTCCGGCGGCAACGGCGGGAACGGGTGCGCCTCGGTCCGTCGCGAGAAGTTCAAGCCGCTCGCGGGCCCCGACGGCGGCAACGGCGGGGACGGCGGGACCGTGCGTCTCGTCGTCGACGCGCAGACCACCACGCTGCTGGAGTACCACCACTCGCCGCACCGGCACGCGACGTCGGGCACCCAGGGGATGGGTGACGACCGCGACGGGGCGAACGGCGAGGACCTCGTCCTGCGCGTGCCGGACGGGACCGTCGTCAAGGCGGCGGACGGGACCGTGCTGGCCGACCTCGTGGGCGACGGCGCGGAGTACGTCGTCGCCGAGGGCGGTCGCGGCGGGCTCGGCAACGCCGCGCTGTCGTCCCCGCGCCGCAAGGCGCCGGGCTTCGCCCTGCTGGGTGAGCCGGGCGAGGAGCGGGACGTCGTCCTCGAGCTCAAGACGATCGCCGACGTCGCACTCGTCGGGTACCCGAGCGCGGGCAAGTCCTCGCTCGTCGCCGCGATCTCGGCCGCGCGGCCCAAGATCGCCGACTACCCGTTCACGACGCTCGTGCCGAACCTCGGCGTCGTGCAGGCGGGCTCGGCACGCTTCACCGTCGCGGACGTCCCGGGCCTCATCCCGGGCGCGAGCGAGGGCAAGGGGCTCGGGCTGGAGTTCCTGCGCCACATCGAGCGCACCGCCGTGATCGTGCACGTCCTGGACTGCGCGACGCTCGAGCCCGGTCGCGACCCGATCAGCGACCTCGACGTCATCGAGGCGGAGCTCGCCGCCTACGCCCAGGACCTCGACATCGAGGGCGGCCGCGTGCCGCTCACCGAGCGCCCGCGGCTCGTCGTCCTCAACAAGATCGACGTCCCCGAGGCGCGCGAGCTCGCCGACCTCGTCAAGCCCGACCTCGAGGCGCGCGGCCTGCGCGTGTTCGAGATCTCGACGGCCAGCCACGAGGGCCTGCGCCCGCTGACGTACGCGCTCGCCGAGCTCGTCGAGAAGGCCCGGGCCGAGGCGCCTGCGCCCGAGCCGACGCGCGTCGTGCTGCGGCCCCGGGCCGTCGACGAGGCCGGGTTCACCGTCACGCGCAAGGGCGGGGCCACGGACTACTGGTTCGAGGTGCGCGGCGCCAAGCCCGAGCGCTGGGTGCGCCAGACGGACTTCAGCAACGACGAGGCCGTCGGCTACCTCGCCGACCGCCTCGCCCGCCTGGGCGTGGAGGAGAAGCTCTTCGCGGCCGGGGCCGTCGGGGGCGACGAGGTGCGCATCGGCACCGACGCCAACGCCGTCGTCTTCGACTGGGAGCCGACGCTCATGACCGGCTCGGAGCTGCTCGGCGGCCCGCGCGGCTCGGACAACCGCCTCGAGGAGCGCCTGCGCCCCACGCGCTCGGAGAAGCGTCGCGAGCACCACGAGCGCATGGACGCCAAGGCCGAGGCACGTCGCGAGCTGTGGACCGAGCGCGAGGCCGGCACCTGGACGGACCCCGACGCCGACTGACGCGGGCCCGCTGTGGGCATGGAATGGGCCTGGTCTCCTTCTCGGGACCGGGCCCCTTCCATGCCCACAACCGGTCCGGGGCGTCCTGGTCCGTGAAATCGTGCGCGCCCGCGACCGTCCGGCGGCGATGATGGACGCGTGAACGCGCTGTCCTCCCGCTCCGAGATCGCCTCCGCCCGCCGCGTGGTGGTGAAGATCGGCTCGTCCTCGCTCACGGGCGCGGACGGTCACCTCGACCTCACGGCGCTGCGGGCTCTCGTCGACGTCCTCGCGGCGCGACGCGCCGCGGGCGGCCAGGTCGTGCTCGTCACGTCCGGTGCGATCGCCGCCGGCATCGGGCCCCTGGGGCTCGCGAGCCGACCGCGCGACCTGGCGACGGCGCAGGCGACCGCCTCGGTCGGCCAGGGCATGCTCGTCGCCCGCTACACGGAGGCGTTCGCCGGGCACGGGCTGCGCGTCGGCCAGGTGCTGCTCACCGCCGAGGACACCGTCCGCCGCGGGCACTACCGCAACGCCCAGCGCTCGCTCGAACGTCTGCTCGACCTCGGCGTCGTGCCGATCGTCAACGAGAACGACGCCGTCGCGACCGACGAGATCCGGTTCGGCGACAACGACCGCCTCGCCGCGCTCGTCTCCCACCTCGTGCGTGCCGACGCGATGGTC includes the following:
- a CDS encoding cytochrome ubiquinol oxidase subunit I yields the protein MEALDLARWQFAITTVYHFIFVPLTIGLSPLVAIMQTAWVRTGNERWLRLTKFFGKLLLINFALGVVTGIVQEFQFGMNWSEYSRFVGDVFGAPLAMEALAAFFIESTFLGLWIFGWDRLNKKVHLACIWAVAIATNLSAFFILAANSWMQHPVGAIFNPETGRAEMNDIGAVLTNNTLWAAFPHQITATFLTAGTFVTGIAAWWMVRLVRTKKAENVELARDVYRPAVTLGVIAMLVGGIGVAVSGDVQGKIMYEQQPGKMSSAEALCQGQEGAAFSILTIGDLSNSCENVTHLIEIPGLASYLGTGHFSGPESYLPGVEDVQEQMTERYGDVTAAGDPVTYTPNLAMTYWSFRLMIGMAAGSVLLALMALWLTRKGRVTDNVWFARVGLVAIPMPFLANSFGWIFTEMGRQPWVVAPNPTGIDQIRLLTERGVSTVVSPGVVLTSMIVFTLVYGALAAVWFTLMRRYAIEGVPLVVHDESPEAQEPPDDGTEAADRPLSFAY
- a CDS encoding Rne/Rng family ribonuclease — protein: MTLDSTSDSTPSESTADAAATQDRAESPTTTGRKPARRRATRSAAPPQTPAVPDGGATAPTDAPAAPADVAPAADVAPAPDTAEKKPARRSRRATRTTSAPVEPAPDAAEAPATTATDAAVAGAPVVAVEASGAEAAPEASAPKGRARTARRAQGGAKKAASAPADVPLDVLSEFGLSAPPAAEPAPATTGPDADALLGAPDAPRKGKRTRTTRTTAADDVAPEASAVEPAGPTEPAPDASEAPAEKKPARRSRRATSAAGAPTTKTPTTKAPTATVADAAPAATSDADAPAAEASAPPVEPDAPTSEEAPKKPARRSRRATSKAAPAEAAPAPQETAAPTSTATPAPTAAPEAPVSPAATGAGTSTPRLATTALLFQAPDPAAAPRRPRRAQSPAGPPRHVEPTPVAEEPPAAAGPRERREPAAAPVASERTEDVTVEIALTGEDAAAVEEIEAIESELVAEGIELPDDAFGPEDFADLDEGAPDGTEDQAASDDAESGPRRRRRRGGRGRRGRPDTGRDQDENDETPAEGDEPVDSGAAADADEPEHDAADAEPGEDEAGSSRRRRRRRRGGRGESGESSSTRSRPRERSLADEVTALKGSTRLEAKRQRRREGRDAGRRRQIITEAEFLARRESVERSMVVRERAGRTQIAVLEDGVLVEHYVSQQSQASMAGNVYLGRVQNVLPSMEAAFIDVGKGRNAVLYAGEVNWDAAGLEGQPRRIEQALKSGDSVLVQVTKDPIGHKGARLTSQITLAGRYLVFVPGGGMTGISRKLPDTERNRLKKILKEVVPDGAGVIVRTAAEGASEEELRADVERLRGQWEAIEKKSKTASAPALLQGEPDLAIRVVRDIFNDDFSSLVVEGDGAWSEISSYVEELAPDLRERVSKWTGTQDVFTVHRVDEQLAKGMDRKVWLPSGGSLVIDRTEAMTVVDVNTGKFTGSGGTLEETVTRNNLEAAEEIVRQLRLRDIGGIIVIDFIDMVLESNRDLVLRRLVECLGRDRTKHQVAEVTSLGLVQMTRKRVGQGLVEAFSETCEHCHGRGFIVHTDPIEKSGGNGRGGHDHGGGAATPAAAEEPAEAGRSRSRRKRGSGSGAAAAKDVPITLPQPAVPVLPEVTSEARAAVKATLATIAAAAAHAHEHEHDGADSAPVPGDEAHAEPGEE
- a CDS encoding GNAT family protein — its product is MTGTAPGGVPLYAAGARARLRGWRADDLAAYREWLRPVHEWHRWDGPYYPVPDDAASDAAVARLARAAAAQAARPGGLDDDGLPPRRVVVADEEDRLVGTCSWYWESAETQWARVGIGLYDPAVRGRGLGRDALGAWITYLFSVTDWVRLDLATWSGNAAMLGAGRALGLVEEGRFCDARVVDGARYDAVVLGVLRREWAARA
- a CDS encoding 5'-nucleotidase, encoding MGYDLSGRLVVGVASSALFDLTESDRVFRTQGEAAYRDFQERHRDDALAPGVAFGFVRRLLALNDLAPSADDPLVEVIVMSRNSPETGLRVMRSIRHHELDITRAVFRQGRSPHEFIRPLHVDLFLSADERSVRDAVDLGLPAGYVLDPTFADEAGDELRIAFDFDGVLADDSSERRFQDGGLASFREHEELNADVPLGRGPLRELLVGIHRVQVVERERHAADASYRPRVHVSLVTARSAPAHERAVATLSSWGVTVDDAFFLGGVDKDGVLEVLRPHIFFDDQRAVVEATRRVAPSVHVPYGELNRGILPADPAVDDRRTLPADAVPPAPTRREAATPPAPAAPAAEHDAEDEPARERAEEPTRPAGTGTRELPLVRSVPGIGGAGLVGIAAGATVAPVAEPAREAERRDPAPAPTAPAAPADGGAAAPPTASPEATGRPSGAEDPGSTGTTLLSRRDAGRAGAPDRVSVLGPAGEPKPLPVRPSSNGSARHH
- a CDS encoding thymidine kinase is translated as MSGAARVPDASRAGGRVEVVCGPMFAGKTEELLRRVRRAEVAGRRVEVVGHVLDTRRGTGTVSSHSGLAIPSRTAHDAADLARLVRDGGPLDLVAVDEAHFFGPDLVDVVQRLADDGLVVVVAGLDVTFDARPFEPLPTLAALAERVDKLTAVCAVCGEDAAFHVRVVPETTAEGGRPRDPLVPVAAHVGGAESYEARCRAHLPAAPWRAQAGGSSTSGTNE
- a CDS encoding protein-L-isoaspartate O-methyltransferase, with translation MRPVRPHDGVDGRGHDAVAAAMRAVDRRAFLPRAQRRWAGQDRPLAIGHGQTNSQPSTVAAMLRLLDVGPGARVLDVGAGSGWTTALLAVLVGPEGHVLGVERDPDLAAWGATNLATRRAPWARIVTASRGALGTPGERYDRILVSAAADALPQALVEQLAPGGRMVVPVRHTMVLVEAEPSEPGGVRLSEHGSYSFVPLVEEPPA
- a CDS encoding dodecin family protein — protein: MSGTVARITHISARSDTSFEDAVRIGVERAASTLRNVSGAWVKEQKVDIVDGRITTWQVVLEVTFVLE
- the rplU gene encoding 50S ribosomal protein L21 encodes the protein MSSNVVYAIVKAGGRQEKVSVGDIVVVDRVSAKVGESLELPALLLVDGEKVTTDAAKLAKVKVTAEVVRDEKGPKITILRYKNKTGYRRRQGHRQQLTRLKVTGIK